A stretch of the uncultured Desulfobacter sp. genome encodes the following:
- a CDS encoding beta-ketoacyl synthase N-terminal-like domain-containing protein, whose amino-acid sequence MNRRVVITGYGVISPIGETEDEIIRHLTQGISGVKKLEDDGFLSGLIQSGVYGRIDYPKEYSFERNHRKTMGPVAFVACESARRAIEQSGLDKDFLTSGQVGVAFGSIHGSPFVQRQIMKTYFKDKKEGDTGINAADFLKSMAHTTAVNITKMFGISGRVISPCTACTTSSQSIGFGYEAIRFGMQEAMVCGGADEYDTSTVAVFDNLRACSTRFNDTPHLTPRPFDSRRDGLVVGEGAGALVLESLDHAKQRGATILGEVVGFASNNNGGDMILPNLAGITQTLTLALADAKIDSEDVDFISAHATATRQGDTIEAMAIHDVYGGKTRVTGLKSYMGHTIAACGAIETIITLMMMKHGFIPPTLNLDTVDESCAMINHTQQLRDEKINTASVQNFAFGGVNTALVLKKFS is encoded by the coding sequence ATGAACCGCAGGGTCGTTATAACAGGATATGGCGTCATTTCCCCCATCGGGGAGACCGAGGATGAGATCATCCGGCATCTGACCCAGGGCATTTCCGGGGTTAAAAAACTTGAAGATGACGGGTTCTTGTCCGGATTGATTCAGTCCGGTGTCTATGGCAGGATTGATTATCCCAAAGAATATTCCTTTGAACGAAACCATCGAAAAACCATGGGGCCGGTGGCGTTTGTTGCCTGTGAATCCGCCCGGCGGGCCATTGAACAATCCGGCCTGGATAAGGATTTTTTAACCTCGGGGCAGGTCGGGGTGGCGTTCGGCTCCATCCACGGCAGTCCCTTTGTCCAGCGCCAGATCATGAAAACCTATTTTAAGGACAAAAAAGAGGGTGATACAGGGATCAATGCAGCTGATTTTCTAAAATCCATGGCCCACACCACAGCCGTGAACATCACAAAGATGTTCGGGATATCCGGCCGGGTCATCAGCCCCTGTACGGCCTGTACCACCAGCAGCCAATCCATTGGTTTCGGGTACGAAGCCATCCGGTTCGGCATGCAGGAGGCCATGGTGTGCGGCGGTGCCGACGAATATGACACCTCAACCGTGGCTGTCTTTGATAACCTTCGGGCCTGCTCCACCCGGTTCAATGACACCCCCCACCTTACTCCACGGCCCTTTGACAGCCGGCGGGACGGCCTGGTGGTGGGCGAAGGGGCAGGCGCCCTTGTGCTGGAGTCCCTGGACCATGCAAAACAGCGGGGTGCAACCATTCTGGGAGAAGTTGTGGGGTTTGCCTCCAACAACAACGGAGGCGACATGATTTTGCCAAACCTGGCGGGGATTACCCAGACGTTGACCCTGGCCCTGGCCGATGCGAAAATCGATAGTGAGGATGTCGATTTCATCAGCGCACATGCCACAGCAACACGCCAGGGCGATACCATTGAGGCTATGGCTATCCATGATGTGTATGGAGGTAAAACACGGGTGACAGGCCTGAAAAGCTACATGGGGCATACCATTGCCGCCTGCGGGGCCATTGAAACCATCATCACCCTGATGATGATGAAGCACGGGTTTATTCCGCCCACCCTTAATCTTGACACCGTGGATGAATCCTGTGCCATGATCAACCATACACAGCAGTTGCGCGATGAGAAGATCAACACGGCATCCGTGCAGAATTTTGCCTTTGGCGGGGTGAATACTGCCCTTGTATTAAAGAAATTCAGTTGA
- a CDS encoding AMP-binding protein produces MKPNSVQHLTEQAVADLLKGNGAPERPFCGQSSYADIRAMAHAILAQCPATGDQKRYLAVFSTDRVVTAAAIIARLAGGPILVLPHDISDEALMDLAGDPEHTWVVTDPGRTLPKRVKALVVTPDDHHCNTAPLNVSIDPDAPLLKLYTGGSTGKPTIWTKTVANIMGEALFQVKSHDICQDDVVVATVPPYHIYGLLFSVAAPMLAGARVVDQTCGFPHEIINLVTATEATILVSVPAHFRALKGHDFPDHSLRLAFSSAGVLDETDESDFRQRNNVVVMEVYGSTETGGIAFRCRGRDETHFSPFSVIETQIAHDTLKIRSPFVSPEIVRDDLGFYLVPDRVKSYRGNTFAILGRSDTVVKIAGIRVDLDQVRAVLKTMDGVRDALVLTKPVPRGRAFDICALVEGDCTHTDIRQFLSGRLDAVAHPRRIKVVEHMPMTRSGKYDRAAVAALFETEVG; encoded by the coding sequence ATGAAACCAAATAGCGTGCAGCATTTGACAGAACAGGCTGTGGCCGATCTTTTAAAAGGGAACGGTGCGCCTGAGAGACCTTTTTGCGGGCAAAGCTCTTATGCTGACATCCGTGCCATGGCCCATGCCATTCTTGCTCAGTGCCCTGCAACAGGTGATCAAAAAAGATATCTTGCCGTATTTTCCACGGACAGGGTTGTTACCGCTGCCGCCATTATTGCTCGGCTGGCCGGCGGGCCTATACTGGTTTTGCCCCATGACATTTCGGACGAGGCGCTTATGGATCTGGCAGGTGACCCGGAACATACATGGGTGGTGACGGATCCGGGCCGGACTTTGCCCAAGCGCGTCAAAGCACTTGTCGTTACACCGGATGACCACCACTGCAACACCGCCCCCTTAAACGTCTCCATTGATCCAGATGCCCCTCTGCTTAAACTGTATACCGGCGGCTCAACCGGAAAACCGACCATATGGACAAAGACCGTGGCTAATATCATGGGCGAAGCCCTATTCCAAGTGAAATCCCATGACATCTGTCAAGATGACGTGGTGGTCGCCACGGTGCCGCCCTATCATATTTACGGTCTGCTGTTTTCCGTGGCTGCCCCAATGCTTGCAGGTGCAAGGGTGGTGGATCAAACCTGCGGCTTTCCCCATGAAATTATCAATCTGGTCACGGCTACGGAGGCAACCATTCTTGTCAGTGTGCCGGCCCATTTTAGAGCCTTGAAAGGCCATGATTTTCCGGATCATAGTCTGCGTTTGGCGTTCTCGTCGGCAGGCGTCCTGGACGAAACGGATGAAAGTGATTTTCGCCAAAGAAATAATGTTGTTGTAATGGAAGTTTACGGGTCAACAGAAACCGGCGGCATTGCCTTTAGATGCCGGGGACGCGATGAGACCCATTTTTCACCTTTCAGTGTCATTGAAACCCAGATTGCACACGACACTTTAAAAATTCGATCCCCTTTTGTCTCCCCTGAAATTGTTCGGGATGATTTGGGGTTTTACCTGGTACCGGACAGGGTAAAATCATATCGCGGCAACACATTTGCTATCCTTGGCAGATCGGATACGGTTGTAAAAATTGCAGGCATTCGGGTGGATCTGGATCAGGTCCGGGCGGTCTTAAAAACCATGGATGGTGTCAGGGATGCCTTGGTCCTGACAAAGCCTGTTCCCCGGGGCAGAGCCTTTGATATTTGTGCCCTTGTGGAAGGCGACTGCACCCATACGGATATCCGGCAATTTCTTTCCGGGCGGCTTGATGCCGTTGCCCATCCTAGGAGGATCAAGGTTGTGGAACACATGCCCATGACCCGTTCCGGAAAGTATGACAGGGCCGCTGTTGCCGCCTTGTTTGAAACGGAGGTCGGCTAA